A window of Magnolia sinica isolate HGM2019 chromosome 13, MsV1, whole genome shotgun sequence genomic DNA:
aggaCCATGAGCCTGCTAATGTTTCGGACctcccggacccggtgcaccactaaaCCTACCCTCCTCCTGCTGgttgtatcgtgactcggtacactcataagtccgacctcgtgtactacCTTGTTGATGTTTATCAGCATCACGATCTATAGACGGCTGTATGGTGTGCTGAGCAACATTAGAAGTGTCAGCACCAGGGGCAAGggcgtcatcatcaccatcatccgacacggtcacgctaccactgctcgtactcttttgttgatcttaaGCTGTACTTGGCATAAAAGCTGCCCCTGTTACtgcatctgcacgactctcttgttgcgttGTGCGTATAAGGGGGTCATCAATTTCTatttcttcactatcctcttcaatttgcttttcccttgtttccagcCAAGGTAGAAGCGGAtcgtcctcatcataaatattgtcttAGTTTATTGGACAGTATTCTATGTCATCGGCGACTGTAATACTcatatgatgtcgtcgcattcttagtttcatattgtagtgcatgaagacaagtctatccaaTGTCCTAGTCTGCAATCTGtacctattctttgaatgaataagcgcaaaacaactcAAATTTCTTTCGCAGCCAGAAGAAGTTGtcgtctggctcaaaacttttactgtaattttttggagagccttcgtactctctccgaaattcatCCACCATTCAGCCGGTTGCAACATAAATACTGCatgttgtgcaagagcatctccaaagctacccaggcgatttccaaatgtatctaattcattcaacacctttatttgcatatctaaatcaggctctaatctctttatcacattctttagcccgacacgaacttcattatccgcaacaaatgattgggcatatctgtacCTAGGATTTGGGTAGTAACCTGCtacatgaagatcgtgatggagttgtcttgtccatctcttgtccaTCATCCTCTAATAAGACTCTCAGCTTCTACAATCACattgaattgccaactttgccttatccatggcatcgtataggaagcccatagtaggtgcttcgtcggtttcaacaagacgaagtaccctcattagtggctccatcacctttaagATCGACTTGACCCTCTTCCAATATTTCTTGTCCCGTATGGTATTCGCAATTTCaaccggtgtccctgatgtcttctgaccatgttttgtgttgagcaaatctcgggaagcgaacatctcactcaattCTCTCCTATGTTGGTATAAACTCTCTAATGGTATAAAGTTTGTTGTGAATCTAGTCGCcacaggcctcaacaactctcgtcctttcgtgaacttcctcattattgcgactacttgattatggttgtaaataaacgtcatcacttctcttgccctttcgaccatttccttaacattcttcttcttcccaatatcttccaatataagatcaatacaatgggcagcacatggtgactaAAAAAGATGTCTCTTTTTCATCAAtttatgtcctgcaagcttatatgatgcttcattatctgtcacaatctgcactacattctcctctcctttctcatccacaactttatccattagtccagtaatataattagaatcttttgttacgtctgaggcatcaattgacttgtggtatatagttcctaagtggcagtacaccatgaagttgatcatgctacgtctagttgggccagtccaaccaccACACGTGATCGTGTATCCTCTGGCCTgtcatacaggtttaaaggtatctacgtatgctttcacatccacaTACTCTGCATTTGTCCATTTCCCCCCAATATccctagccgtgggagctttaattccttcaccagcttctgctgctgcatcaattaccacctaccaatatggagaattggccgcgttaggaggtatgttggcatgtataaaaaAACTTTCCTGCTGCCCTACCTAGCTTCTCAAcagaagttctactccacatttattttttcttttgtttagttgattctttcctaaacaggactggatcaatagagggtcttctaggctcatttacttcttcatccaaatgtaTAGAGGCATCATGTGGAGATGTctctcgtcggctcccaaacatacgtcgtaaccgACCAAACCTACCCACCCCTCTGATTGACCCACTCGCGCCAAACATGCAGCGACATTCTTCCTATTCACGAGCTAGGTGCAAGCTCTCTCTCCTGGCTATATAGTTAAttcccgatctgaatcttcgtcagaatcaataatatcttcatcacgaacacCCATATATTCAGGATCAACCACCTCCTGTCAAGCCGCATCCTACCTTTCAACTCATACAGATTGGcttgcattaaaatcattatctctttcggtactctagtacatcctgcaacttgaccctttcgatatgccaaatgttgtttgacaCGCGTAATTTCACCAgttactagtctatcacaatagttgcacttcatttggtgcctagcaCCACCAATCCTTTGACAATGTTGTCATCCAATATCCCTACTTGTTGGCCACACCCAGATATTTCAGGTAGATACTAAATATAGATTAGATATGACCTATGTCTATGTAAGATTGTGAGTCTACTTGCAATTCTAAATTTATATACAGTGTTCAaaatctaatcaataaagatgactttatgttctaaaccctaagaagctccaaaacttgtccaatataaaaaatatatatataaacataaagtcactaattcgaaaatataaaaaaatataaaatcataataagaatctgtaaaatggacattaatatgttctactatgattaacacatcatattttatcattaaaacagcaacacattgaataaagaatgatttttcgaatttaaaaaaaaaagggccaaaaatagtgtaaatagaaaataattataaataaatataaaatcacaataagAATATGTAAAAtcgacattaatatgttctactatgattaacacatcatattctaccattaaaacagcaacacattgactaaaaattgatttttcgaattttttttttaaaaaaaaggccaaaaatagtgcataaatagaaaataattataaaaaaatataaaatcacaataagaatctgtaaaatggacattaatatgttctattatgattaacacatcctatactaccattaaaacagcaacacattgaataaaaaaatgatttttcgaatttaaaaaaaagggccgaaaatagtgcgtaaatagaaaataactataaaaaaatataaaatcacgataagaatctgtaaaaatggacattaatattttctactataattaacacatcatattctaccatgattaacacatcatattctaccattaaaacggCAACACGttgaataaaaattgattttttgaaattttttttttaaaaaggccaaaaatagtgcgtaaatagaaaataattataaaaaaatataaaatcacaacaacaatctgtaaaataaacattaatttgttctattatgattaacacatcatattctaccattaaaacagcaacacattaaataaaaagtataaatacctattttggaggaatttctggaaaatggcactcagagcttcgaatcaagaaaatctttaatataagttgtttttatatgcaatttcaagctaagagtggtcgaaaattgcaatagaatgatttagaaaGAGTTTGGAAGAAAAAAGTATCAAAAAAAGTAAACATTGgaccttaaaaagaaaaaaaaaaaaaaaaactagctgtTATTGGACCATTACGCCCTAATCGTTACGgggcagtaacggccgttacgcatACAGAATCGGGGGGgtgcccgtttcgaccccgtatcgcgtaacggcccAGActattaccgttacgtatcgacCGTATACATAACCGATTCCGAATTCCCTGGTCTTACCACAATTCGTTGGAACAGGGCGACAATGACAacaatgacgatgatgatgatgatgatgataactaCGACACTGATGACTATGTCTGAAATTttataaaggaaagaaaataagaatACTAAGGAAAAGGAGTTGAATATGCAATAACAAACCAAAGGTACTTCCTCTGACAGAAAATTAAGTTCCCACTCATGATAGATGTAACAAGTTACACCATGTAAGAAGTGTAGAACAATTAGCTCATAGGGACCACCGTTGTATGTTGTTTCCCATATCAAGTAAAAATGCAAACCCATGAAGTTCATATATGCACCTATGCTCAATAGACCCCACACAATAGTTTTCCTAGTTCTATTGTATCTTTTGTTTCTTATCTTCTGGAACAATCACAAATACCTTTTTATTATGGATCTACTACTAGAAATTCAATGCATAATCTCAATATTCGATGTGCATTCCtcagtgttgtcatatgcaatcACGTAAGCGATTATGCCATCACATATGCCATTTTGGACTAGTGGACCGCATATGCCACGGTAGCATATATGGTTATTGTGTCATTGGGTCTTACACAGTCTCATAAAGACGTATGCGACTGCATAAGCCATAGTTATGCGTTATTGAACCTCCCAATGGTCAAATCTTTGACCgtcaagactctctctctctctctctctctctctctctctctctctctcaatataatTCCTATGTTGTTTTTTTCACATTTTAAAGTAATGCATTCGAGTAGTTTTTAGTTGACTTGTAATAGTCTAGTAGTCTAATGAAACTATAAAAAAAACAATTCCCCAAACTTGTAGgttttttaaatagtttttcttttgttttttcatttttccttgaatttttcacttaattgttttttttttcaaaaaacaatgATTGGGTGGGTTGTGCGATCACACATGTGATTATGCCATCGCATAAGCACACAGCCCCCAAGGGTCTACGGGATCACTTATGCCATTTGAAAACATTGGTATTCCTAAATAATCTCAATTTTTCAATTATTCAACCATTTCATTTTACCAAGTTAAACATTAGCCAAACTAGTGAATGTTTATATTTTTCGATTCACCAACAAGACGTTATTTATAAGTTATACTAGTAGCTCTATTGGTTGGTTCACTGGGTGATATTTTCTTCACAAATGGGTTGGATTGGCATTATTCCGGAGATGGCAAAATTATTATATTAGATATAACATACTTCTTTTATCTAATAATTACCTTCTACAATaactatagttgcacaaagctTGAAGCGAAGCGGTAATAAATTCGGGGCAAGACGAGGAAGCATTTGTTTTAAAATGTTAGAAAGTATAAATACttcttttatttgatttattTAGTTGATTTATCCATTTGATTTTGGGAATAAGTGTTGGAGACTAATTGAGCTATTGTTAAACTCATTTATTGATCATTATTCAtttatcaatttatttatttttgggttgtGTGTTTTGAAATGTGTGCTCATAAATGCAAATAGTTATAATCCTCATCGTCATGCCCAGTAATCTTGGTGGATGGGCCAAGGGCGCTCAAAAATCGAGGTTGGGGTGTGACACTTGTTGTAAGGTGACTGaaccaaaaagaaaacaaatatttaaattttagagagggaaaagaaaacatAAAGAACAAGAGGAAGCTCATTTAGCAAAAACAACAAAAGactttgaaaaagaaaaggaggaaaccATAAGGCGTAAAGGAAAAAAGGGTTAATGAAGGTAGAAACGCAAAATTTGGGAGTAATGGATCTAAGAAAAGATAATTACCTCTTTCAATACTTTTCTTTCGAGAAAAAATAAGTCATATAAACAAATGACATTGAAGCCTTTGTTGGACAAAGAAAGATTTAAGGCTTGCAAGGTGTTCAATCGATCTTTTTCATGCAATTGTACCTTTTAATGCAgatatttcaaaataattttgAAGAGATGTTTGAAATTACTTGATAATTTGGTCCAAATTTGAAGTGTCCGACAAAGAAAGAAATTAGTGGAAAGTTTCTTAAAGATGACACTAAGGAAATTGAATCTTTAAGAGAATTGGCATAACCATGTCAATCGACTAGAACGTGTGATGGATGGAATAACGGACAAGGACGAActctcataaaaaaaaaaatttgttttcatTGCCCTTTCAGGTATACTTCACGGAATCAGTTAATTCATCTAACATCACAAAAAAATACTGAAACAATGTTCAAGATGCTGAATGGCATTATTGAAGAGGTGGGTGAAGAGATTGCTGCGAAGGTTATGACTTGTGACAGATAATGCAGCAGCCACATGGTGGTGGGGAAAACACTAGATAATGTCAATAGATTTCAAACATCAAATGTAAGTAATTACTTATCCTTTGAATAAATTTCAGCAACCTGAATTGATTAGAGCTTTCAATACATGAGGTAGCAAATCAAGACAGGCATTTGGAGTATGATTATTTAGCTTTTTAGTCTGACAATTTGTTAGTAGTTAACTTCTAATATGAATTTAATTATTGGAACTAGCAAGACTGCCATTTTAGGAGAAGTCTAAGAAGATTTTGGCACCAATCGTACTGTAAGAAGTGGAGATTAATCAAAAGTGAAAACATGGTAAATACCTTAGCCATTATGCACCTATGAAACTTATTAATctatttaaaagaaataaaaacataTAGCCTACGAAGTCATTCTACAAAATAATCATTCATATTTTAAGTCAGATTTGTACATCTTCAGACTGAAAGAAACTGGAATATGTTCAACTAAATCTATCAAAGAAGAGAAGCCATTTAAAGCAATAACACCTGATAACTGAATGCATGCCCACTACAACTTGCAATTGGAGGATTGTCAAATGAATGGGTTAAACTTAAAACAACACTATTGTGCCGttgttctttctctttcattATGCCTCTAAGATGATTTATGTCATGGCAGGTTATGGAGTCCAAGACAAGACAACAGTGATGAAAATGTCACTTAGCACGTCACACTAGGAAAAGGAGATGTAGATTATTTGATGGGGTTAAATGATGATAGTcatggattttctattttagattcATATTCAAACTAATTAATGGGTTTGAGTTCAATTAGCTTTCGATTCTAATAGATGTTGAAATCCTTTTGGAAGATGACAGTCATTGTATATAAAGTAATAATGACTTCTAGTTCtatttggaatttttaaaaaattaagattgaCATTTTTATGGGCAAAATTAAGACTGCCCAGTGCCCACATGATGTCTCAATCATGGAAATGTGAATAATGTGAGATTAAAATCTCATGGTTTTATTAGTTTAAACATGTGATTTTTTTCACATTTTACGGTTATTTAGGAATTTTTGGAATCTAGGAATAACtgcagttttatttttaattattattaaattttggtATTTTTATTATGGGTTTTGTTAACATCCCCGCCTTCACTGGGACATTAGCAACACccccaaagcttttaaatgacaAATAGGACCTATCGTCAATTTaaagcattcattcattcatacaactaagagAAGGCAATGGTGTAAAAACACGCCAAGCATATGATCCTAAGCATCTGACTGATAACATGGACAATGGAAAGTCAAGATTGAGAGGAGAAACAGGAtagttccaatcatcatcttgaaacatccatTCGATAGATCCCAGTCCCACtatgtattgcttatgattccaaagcagCACCCTAGTTTAATAATTCTAAACATGTGATATATGGCtcataaaaaatggatggctgcAACAAAAAAACCCTTAAACCAATTGATGATTGGGCATCCCACGTCATTCTGGGGAGGAGATGTTAGCAAaacccttttattattattattattattattattattattattattattatatatcatTTTGTTGACCCGCCTGGCTGAGTCGCTGGTTGACCAGACCGAATAACTAACTGAGTCCCATGCTGAGAGATCAGGGCAAACTACTGGTAAAATGCACACCAATTCAAGTAACGTTGAGcacaagaaaagaaatgaaaatccaTTTGTTTGTCCCGCCGTCTCTACCCCTTACCTGATCAAGAACTCTCGCCGAGCTCTTCTCCACGGCCATTGCTAACCCCTCCAGCTTTGCCAGCATCTTCGAATACAAACACTCCACCTCCGACGTGTAATTTCCTGCCTCAGATCCTATCAACCGGCTTAACCTCCCAAGTTCAAACCCCTCCGCGCATGCATCCAACCCCTGCTGCTCCTTCGAGGTCCGCCTCACACGGTTCAAACTCTCCCTGTCTGCCTCCTCCAAGGACGTTCCGAACGGGAGCCATGGGAATGGCGAACTCGGACAGAATGCGCCATAATGGCTTCGGAAAGCGGGACCGATGTTGATGACATGGAGAGAGACTGGATCGAGGACGGGATGAGAGGTGCGTCGGAGCTGGAAGGCCCGGTACTCGTGCGTGTGgatagagagggagggagaggatgaagagatgaggaggaggaagagatgaggaggagaggagggagagatgAAATGGGAGAGAGGGTCGTCGGTATTTGTAGGAAGGGAAGCTAGGGTTTGGGCGAGGGAACATGAAATGGCGTGCTCTCGCATGGAAGGGCGGAGAGGGGTGCTGCGGCGAGAGATGAAGAAACCGAGGATGGTAGGGGACGGATGGACGATGGAGGGAGGGAGGATTCGACGGATTGAAGGTAGATGAACAATGCCGAGGGAGTTGTAAAAGGAGAGTGGGTTGGATGAGGAGAGGAAAGAGGTTATGGTGGCGGTGAGGCGTGGGGAAGGGGTTGGATTTGGGGTTGGCGAGTCGGAAAGGGAAGAAGGGGTGTAGTGGGTGACGTGGCCGAAGAGGAGCCCATCGATGTCCGTCGATGATGAAATTGAACGTTGGATGAGGGATGCTAGCGTGGGTCCCGGGATGGAGAGGTTTTGGAACTGGGGATCCTCGTCCTccatggagaagaagagagggaaGGCTGGTCGGAGTTGTTCGTGTCAGAGGCGGCGCTCAGTACGGGGTTTTCCACCTGGAGTGGTGCTTAAGACCACTCAACCGAGTACGCACGGGCTAGCGAGGCGTACGATAACAAAAACATACAGTAGCCGTTAATCGAGGGGGCACTCAGAAATTAGACTCAAATAATAACCTATTTTCTAATGTTTAAGGCTCCTTTTGCATGCCGTCCGATCTCATCCCATGAGAGCTTCTTCGTAGAGATCTAGAGAATTAAGACTcttttttggacacttattttaGAGCCGTTAACTCTGAATTTTTGTACATAAGGCggaatttgaaaaatgtttcaTGTTTAATGATGTTTGTCAatgcggaagaaggaaagcgctccaccattttatgcaaaaaaaaattCCATGATAGGAGTCTAGCTGTGAGATCCGACTctagtgtacatgtgtgcatgcgtgtgtgtgaaTATGCATTTCGTCCAAATTGgttccgcggtcctaccggttaaatTCCAGCgaccggtgacccgcgacccctggattgtgtttgtggtcatccttgagtccggtcacgtaCACCCAACTCAGATCGACCCTAGACCTATGTCATCCCGATCGTATCGTcattgcggttccaacgacgtgtctttTGTGTCCATCCGACCTactgatcaaaagttatgaacatttcatcATATGACCCACTTTTTGTACATGGGTCATTTCCATGACACAATTTCCCatgcacaacacacacacactacacaattGCATGGATTAAACACCACCCACTCTAAACACCACCAAGCCTAGTCTAAGCCTAGCAACTTTGCTATTTTCACC
This region includes:
- the LOC131223929 gene encoding uncharacterized protein LOC131223929 isoform X2, yielding MEDEDPQFQNLSIPGPTLASLIQRSISSSTDIDGLLFGHVTHYTPSSLSDSPTPNPTPSPRLTATITSFLSSSNPLSFYNSLGIVHLPSIRRILPPSIVHPSPTILGFFISRRSTPLRPSMREHAISCSLAQTLASLPTNTDDPLSHFISPSSPPHLFLLLISSSSPSLSIHTHEYRAFQLRRTSHPVLDPVSLHVINIGPAFRSHYGAFCPSSPFPWLPFGTSLEEADRESLNRVRRTSKEQQGLDACAEGFELGRLSRLIGSEAGNYTSEVECLYSKMLAKLEGLAMAVEKSSARVLDQCGYKR
- the LOC131223929 gene encoding uncharacterized protein LOC131223929 isoform X1 is translated as MEDEDPQFQNLSIPGPTLASLIQRSISSSTDIDGLLFGHVTHYTPSSLSDSPTPNPTPSPRLTATITSFLSSSNPLSFYNSLGIVHLPSIRRILPPSIVHPSPTILGFFISRRSTPLRPSMREHAISCSLAQTLASLPTNTDDPLSHFISPSSPPHLFLLLISSSSPSLSIHTHEYRAFQLRRTSHPVLDPVSLHVINIGPAFRSHYGAFCPSSPFPWLPFGTSLEEADRESLNRVRRTSKEQQGLDACAEGFELGRLSRLIGSEAGNYTSEVECLYSKMLAKLEGLAMAVEKSSARVLDQENRNIKLQCKISGIE